From one Deltaproteobacteria bacterium genomic stretch:
- a CDS encoding DUF615 domain-containing protein: MNEEENEYDYDAFGTEEEVDPDAQRDSKVLKREKTLEADTIEKMAWRLMDLGAHELPGIPLDERVRDELSIARNMKPSKSRNRQVRFIAKLMRGADLDDIEESLGSLKLTQASWEMMLKRCEYWRTKLLSEGDSALQGLMEVCPQADRQAIRQLVRRAQKEQAAEKPPKLVKELFQVLKDLAPDSP, translated from the coding sequence ATGAATGAGGAAGAAAACGAATACGACTATGACGCCTTCGGAACCGAGGAAGAGGTCGATCCCGATGCTCAACGGGACAGCAAGGTACTCAAGCGCGAGAAAACCCTCGAAGCAGATACGATTGAGAAAATGGCCTGGCGCTTGATGGACCTCGGGGCTCATGAATTACCGGGCATTCCACTTGATGAGCGTGTCCGCGACGAGCTCTCAATCGCCCGCAACATGAAGCCCTCAAAATCTCGCAATCGTCAGGTTCGGTTTATTGCCAAGCTCATGCGCGGCGCAGATCTTGACGATATCGAAGAAAGCCTGGGCAGCCTCAAGCTTACCCAGGCCAGCTGGGAAATGATGCTCAAGCGCTGCGAATATTGGCGCACGAAGCTGCTGAGCGAGGGAGACTCAGCGCTCCAAGGCCTGATGGAAGTCTGTCCCCAAGCAGACCGGCAAGCCATCCGGCAACTGGTGCGACGCGCTCAAAAAGAGCAGGCGGCAGAAAAGCCACCGAAACTCGTCAAAGAGCTCTTTCAGGTTCTCAAAGACCTCGCTCCAGACTCCCCATAA